The following DNA comes from Pomacea canaliculata isolate SZHN2017 linkage group LG10, ASM307304v1, whole genome shotgun sequence.
CGGCATCGCCCGCCTGTCCCCCTGCCACGGACCTGCAGCAGACGCACCAGggacagcagctgcagctgaTCCCTCCTCAGAACGCCTCGCCGTGACGGCGCCCAAGGAAATTCACATCCTGTCTCTGAACGGAAGCATCTTGCAGGTGGTTGTTCCCTCACTGTGCGGTCTCCCGTTGCTAAGCGATGCCATCTACGTTACAGCGACCCCTAGAGGCGACGTGGTGGTTAGCGACGTGGGCACGAAGCGCGTCGTCTGCGTCGACCGGTCGGGCCGCCTGCGCTGGTTTCAACCTTTCATCGAAATATCGCATGACGATGACCTCGACAACGAAGACGAAGACGAGCACAACAGCAGCTGTCCCAACGGCACCCACGCCCACGCGGACTTTAAAGGCATCCAGTGGCCGCTGGGGGTCGCCACTGACGAGGCTGGTCGCATCCTGGTGTGCGACTTGGAACTGCACAGCGTGGTGCTGCTCTCCCCAGGGGGCGCAGCCAGCCGCCTGTTCTTGACTGAAACGGAATCGCTGGAATACCCACGTGGCCTGCACGTGGCCAACGGCCGCCTGTGTCTCACGCAAGATCACTGCATCAAGGTCTTCTCGTACTAACTACACGTTGCATAGCAACAGTTGCTAACGCTGTGAGTATGGATAACAGTTCTGGAACACTGGTCCCACCCGTCATATACCAGGACAACAAGCTTCGGACAAGCTTCCATTATTAGCtcattaaatttttatgttaattttgttGCACTTAAATGCAGTCCCTCgagcaaagaattttttttaaaaacttcttaaAATGAAGGACCATGTGTTAGCTTCCTGTGGTCAGGAGCTCAAAATGCCGCCAGGACACTAACTAAAAAGCCTAGCAGTCAGTTAACTTATAACCATCATGGCTAACTTCCTGTTAGCTATCCAGCTAGCGCCTAAACATTACTATGCATCTAGTCTTTGAATAACATTCTACTGCTTTCAcactgcaatgaaaataaatcttgttgCTTTCCCGAGGACATAACCTACTAAGCAAAAATTCTTTCGACATCTTGCTATAAAAAAATGCGCTGCTTGAATATTTGGATGGAGTTTGATGGTCGTTTTCAACTGTTTACTGGACTGTCTGCCATCTTGGCTAAAGAAGCCAGACCATCAGCAATAATGTTAGCATCTTAACATCTCAATTTCATCTCCTCGTTGAGGACACTGCTGTGAGAACTAAGAGGTCACAGTGACAGTGACCTGTATACACTCGGTAACACTGAGAAAAGTGTTTGTGAACAACGAGGTTGGCagcagataaataataatgacaggCAACAACCACGAGGAGCATTAATTAGACATTCTTGTCGGTAAACGAGGACAGTATTTATCATCCTGGtagatgttaaaatgtttaaaaaaagataaaaagataaaaaagaaatggagtttttctttttaaccacGGTGGTCACAGTGGCAAGTTTGTCGGTTGTTTCAGTAAATGTCCAGTAAACTTTAACTGCAAAATTagtttcacaatttttgtcCATGTGTCTCTCTTACTCGCTTAGCAATGTCTTTTACAGTGATGCCATGACATAggtttgaaaagaaacaaaaattaatggtACGAGATGCTGTGTAAGTAAGCTGCTTCatttaataatctttatttatttcttctaccactttcattttctctcgcTGTGATCCTGTCATTACATGTTACCaactcttttttgttgttgtttcatgaTTTCCCATCCCAGGTTGACTAGAACTATTCCTCTTTACAAAACACTTTCTTGTTGTCAAGAGGAATTGTTCAGAAGATCGGAGTGTGGAGGTTTTCCTGTGTTTTCATGCCGCAATTGTCGTGGTTGTCGCTAGGCATTAACACCCGATTACTACCCTCGTCACTTCCTCAGCCCTCATTCAGGTATGGCCTTTCTGTGAGTCTGCCGCCGAGCATTGTGCTGTTGGTATTCAAATATCCTAGACAGTAGGGGTTCTGGGCAGCTGCTGTTCTGGAGGCACTCCCCGGCAAAGCACACCTGCAACACGATTGTGAATCTTCTTCTATCAAACTCTGTATTCCCTAGCGGGCTTTTACATGCACTAGCTTATGGCTTTAGGTCTTCCACAAACAATGATTAAAGCTCTACTGTACACCCTGCAAAGACCTATGTTTGTTCTTTAGTCTCATTGTTTTGATATATTCAGAATCATATGATTTATTAAATGACCGAGCGCTGAAGACTTCACTGCCAAAAGACCCGAACTGATGTGGTACAGACACAGGGATCACCAGGAGCTACAAAGATAACAGAGgacaatagagagagagaagaaggggagATGAAACTAAAGATGAGAAGACAACTTCCAAAAGTGGACAATCATTCACCTGATCTCTAAGAATGGCAAAGAAACTGGGAAAGGTACGGAAACAATGTAAAATCGGAGAGACAGATCATGTTGAGGAGGATCATCATGTGATGTAACTATTATTAAACCTGTTCGGTGATCGAGTCTCTTCACTTGCTACTGTTTCTTGTTTGCATGCTCTTAACAACTTACAAGTTACATAATGTTCTgtagaataagaaaataaagtgtaaata
Coding sequences within:
- the LOC112573338 gene encoding uncharacterized protein LOC112573338, producing the protein MAMAAPKSSRDEDLNMQSDSADTLGTARLDLPSLRRRSYTPRDDVADLASLSSVELSEALSELETDEQIRELGEVLAPALVGTFSAKLDGDSSTPMLYDVTLTSSGNYAIVTDCWNHCVKAFDLRAQGCPCRSVYPMKELYPLCITSLSHPERVALTLHHEARIVVLAIADEDEEVEASDARSHKNMLSFHSEIATKGEYRGIARLSPCHGPAADAPGTAAAADPSSERLAVTAPKEIHILSLNGSILQVVVPSLCGLPLLSDAIYVTATPRGDVVVSDVGTKRVVCVDRSGRLRWFQPFIEISHDDDLDNEDEDEHNSSCPNGTHAHADFKGIQWPLGVATDEAGRILVCDLELHSVVLLSPGGAASRLFLTETESLEYPRGLHVANGRLCLTQDHCIKVFSY